Genomic window (Carboxydothermus pertinax):
CGCCCCCATCACTCCGGCAATTGCTCCCGAAGCCCCAACTGCAACAATGTCCGAAGTAAAATTAAATACGTAATGCACTGTCATTGCTACAATCCCGCTTAAAAAATAAAACAATAAAAATTTTAAGTGCCCCAGGCGGTCTTCCACATTATCCCCAAAAAGCCAGAGAGCCCACATATTGCTAAGAAGATGCATAAAGCTTCCATGTAAAAACATGCTGGTAAAGAGGGTTACTCCACTCCAAACTATCTCTGACAATAAGCCTTGTCTTAATCCTTCGGTCAGACGTAGAGGAGTAAAACCAAAGGTATGCAAAAAAAGCTCGCTCGTCTCCCGGGAAAGGGAAATTTGAAAAATAAATACAAGCACATTGGCCAGGATTATTAAAATTGTCATCACCGGAAATTTTCGGCTCGGGTTTACATCTCTTAAAGGTATCATCTTTATTCTCCTTTTCTCTTTACTGAGTTAATTTAAATTGGAGGCTTTAAACTCGAAGGGTAGAGTTAAATATTTCGCCGTCTATGTGTTATTTACCTTCATTTTGACCCAAATATTTGAGTTTTTTCAACCAAACCGGT
Coding sequences:
- a CDS encoding rhomboid family intramembrane serine protease; translation: MIPLRDVNPSRKFPVMTILIILANVLVFIFQISLSRETSELFLHTFGFTPLRLTEGLRQGLLSEIVWSGVTLFTSMFLHGSFMHLLSNMWALWLFGDNVEDRLGHLKFLLFYFLSGIVAMTVHYVFNFTSDIVAVGASGAIAGVMGAYFVLFPLAKIVTLFFLIFIPIFIDVPAFIYIGLWYISQLSNGILTLFGPVFGFGIAWWAHIGGFLFGMLVGPKYKWRKRTIYFDNYFIV